The DNA region GATGCGCATCTTGGCGGAGATACTGCCTGATATGCCCAAGGATTTGCGGGGTGGACACCCGACTTATTGGACCACGTTTGGCAACGGGGCGCGCAAGGCATTGCTGATCCATTGCTCGCTGGCACATTCCGGGGCGTGGAATGGTGTGGCGCGGCTGTTGGAAGAGCGCTTGCAAATGCGCGCGTTCGATTTGCCGGGACATGGACGAAGTGATGACTGGTCTGGCGAACGCGACATTCAGGAACAGTCGATGCAGATGGCTGTGGATGTGATTGGCGAAGACGGGCCAATGGACATTATAGGTCATTCCTTTGGTGCGACGGTGGCGCTTAGGCTGGCGGTTGAACATCCTGAGTTGGTGCGCAGCCTGGTAATGATTGAAAGCGTGTTCGTGGCGGCGGCACTGGCCGACCATCCCGAATTGCTGGAAGGACAACCGCCTTTGATGGGGGACTATCAGGACGCTGTGCGCCGGGACGACCATGCGGGGGCGGCAAAGGCGTTTATGAGCGAATGGGGAGACGGGCAGCCCTGGGACAGTTTGCCCGTCGAACAGCGCGCCTTTCTGACCGAGCGGATTCATCTGATCGAGGCCAATGATGCAACGGTCTTCAAGGACGAACCGGGTCTTTTGAAAAATCACATGATCGAGAAGGTCGCGGTGCCTGCACTATTGATCCGGGGGTCAGAGACATCATCCTTGGTTGAGCCGATCCATGCGGCCATTGCACGGCGGATGAAGAACGCGCGCAGTGTTGCGATTGAGGGGGCTGGGCATATGGCACCGATCAGCCACCCCAAGGTAGTGGCGACGCAGGTCAAGGCGTTCCTAGACGAGGTGCCGGAATAGGTTTTCCGGCGCGGGTTGAAGTGGGTGAGGACGGGAACGAGGGGCCAGCCCCTCGCGCTCCCCGGAATATTTCAGGCAAGATGAAGGGGTTGGGAGCGA from Rhodobacteraceae bacterium LMO-JJ12 includes:
- a CDS encoding alpha/beta hydrolase translates to MRILAEILPDMPKDLRGGHPTYWTTFGNGARKALLIHCSLAHSGAWNGVARLLEERLQMRAFDLPGHGRSDDWSGERDIQEQSMQMAVDVIGEDGPMDIIGHSFGATVALRLAVEHPELVRSLVMIESVFVAAALADHPELLEGQPPLMGDYQDAVRRDDHAGAAKAFMSEWGDGQPWDSLPVEQRAFLTERIHLIEANDATVFKDEPGLLKNHMIEKVAVPALLIRGSETSSLVEPIHAAIARRMKNARSVAIEGAGHMAPISHPKVVATQVKAFLDEVPE